tataaagcactctataaatttGGATTGTTAATTTGATGACATCATGTCCTTTGAATCTCTAAGGCCCTTAGGACTCAGACCACTTGTGCAAAAATAGTTACTTTTTTCCATGAGAACCATGATTGCTAATTATCCCCTGTGAAACTTCTCCATAGCAGCAACTCTAGTGCTAGGGGACCAATAAATTTACCTCTCCTCCTTAAGAACTGTGTATGTGGTCACTGACAACTTGAAGACTCACTTCTTTGGTCAGAGAGAAAGAGGTGTAAGATGGAGGAAGGAGGGTCGTTATCCTGATGATTATCACAATCTCTGACATTCCAAACCATTGTTTCAATGTTTTTAACTGACAACACTGGGAACTCATTCATGACATATTTGGGAGGAAGCAGGCTGGACAGTTGGAGCATTTATTTGGACTGGAACATTTGTGACATTGCCACTTTGGAGGACTGGCAGTGAGTGAAGATAATAggccttttcttaaaaaaattcctATTGTAGAGTCCAGGTAAGAGAGGGCCACAGAGGTCAAGCCTACACTATCCCAAGGGAAGTACAATTGGAAAGGATCCCACTCAGTACTATAACATCAAAACTATTGTCATTTAACATTCATAATGCTAAAGTGGATTTGTCATTCATGTGCTAGAGTGGAAAGTGGGTTCCAGATGGGTTTATACAACCTAAATGAGCTGAATCATTTCTTAATCTCCACttttttatataaaaggaaaaaagggctATACTGTCCTCTGTTCTGGTGGTAATTAGACAGTGATTTGAGAcccatgtgaaaaataaaaagaaactggatAGAAAGTCAGTCTTGGAGTGAGGAAGCAAGTCCTTTCCCTATTATAAACTATACTATATACATGACAACtgataaatcactttatttttcaaaatcctgGGCAATTTTTCAATACTAGAATCTACAAACAATTGTTGATGTGCTTTGGCAGAGGAGTTTTCCAACCTAGAATCTCTTATGCtgatgaaatcaaaacaaaaggaaattctGCCATTTCTATGCTAATTTACTCTTTCAATCTACTTTCCATCCAGGTCTtctttgatcctcagaacaaagGATGAAGTATGTTTGTTGGCAGATGAGAAAGTGGTAACTAAGAGTAGTATGTTACTTTACTTCTGAAGTTACTTTGAGCTGCTagttggcatagtggatagaacattgggttTGGTATCAGGAAAtctcatcttcataaattcaaatctggctatgaaatcctggataaatcatttactctaagtttctcatttgtaaaatcaactggagaaaaaaaaagcaagccactccattatctttgcaaaaaacaaacaaacaaacaaataaaaaacactcaaattgggtcacaaagagtcagatatgattgaaacatGACAGCAACAAAATTACTTTAGTGGCAAAAAAGTCAAAATTGAAACTCATGTTTCTTTCCCCATATGCACATCACCTTTATTTCCCCCCAACTCCTCTTTGGTACTTTCTTCTTCAGGACTTAAGCAGAATTACCAGgtatgttttcttcctcattttgggGTAGCTATGATCATGCCCAGGACTTCCCATGAGTTTATATTCATGTATTGTTTTGGGGAAAGGTCAGGAACAAATCAGataaaataaattggggaaaGAGCAGGAGAGATTTTTAGGTTGATTTCTATGGAACTCTTTGGGGGATCATTGCCCATCCTGTAGTTTCTTTCTGAAAGCACATATCTATCTGTTTCCTCCCTTCAACACCTGCTTACAAAGGGACCTGAAGCTTCCCTTTATCCCCAAACTCAGTGCAAGATCCCAACGATGGCACAATTCAGGGCAGCCTACTTCCATCTGAAAGGAAGGGCTGCCTCCATGGTAGAAACTAAGGCTTTCGTTTTATCAGGTGGGAACCAGGTGGAACTGAGAAGTCCCATAGGCTCCAGGTGGAGGCAGTTCATAAagtaatagaatcatagaatttctctGTTTGACAAAAACATGAAGGTGATCATTATGCATCTTTTCTACAATTTTGCTATCAAAATTCATTCATATATAGACTTGTTCAGTTTGGCTCCACAGACAGAATCATAAGCTGTAATGGATGGAAAttgcaaagaggcagatttagatTTAGTCTTCATGGAAGCAAagaattttctaacaattagaaatatcccaaagtagaatgggttGCCTCAGGAATTTCCCTCTTCATCCAAAGCCCTCAAATAGAGAATAGATGACGATTTGTGAAGTATGTTGtaattacatctttttttctgatttgggtTGGATTTCATGATCTCTgatctttctatttctaaaattctgtgattcttagcCATTACAAGGTCAAGCAAAAGACCCAGTTAGTTAGCTTACAGGAGAGACTGATCCTGAGATTATTCCAATAAACTAGATAAATTAAGCAAAAGACATTTCTTTTTGAACTTGAATTACTTTCCAATTTAGTTTCTTTATGGATGACATGATCTAGTATTTAATTACCTAATCATTGATTTCCTTGGTCTTGAATTGGTATGAGATTGAGAGGGGTATGTTacaatattcctttacatttttaacaCCACATTGTGGTTTTCAAATAACTTTCATGTACATTTTTGATTGTGATATTTCTGTCATGTCACAGATGAGTTGGAACAGACTTTAGGGGTCATTGAATCTAACTGTAACAAATCATGAATATTATCTACATCTCCAAGAAGTGGTCATCTAGTCTCTGAGAACCTTTAATAATGGAATTCACTCCATCCTCCATTCCAAGATAGCCCATTTTAAAAAAGCAGCTAGTATTTGTATAgtatttaagttttgcaaagtgctttgcaaatatctaattttattattataatttttgacaactAGAATTcttaggaagcctttcctgatattGAACATAGAATCTGCCTCTCAACTGGTCCAGgtcttctatctctgtctctgtctctttgtttatttgtctctgtttctatctctctttttgtctctctctccctttttctttcttttcctttccttccatttccttttcttctccagataaaGATATTGTTCAGAAATCTCCCCTTTTTCCTACCACTATTGACAGTCTTAGTACAATATTCATTGACTATTCCATTTTCCTGAAAGtagcaatttatttcattctctttcttgcttttttaccTTTCTAGGCTAATATAGGATAAAATTTCCTGTGATGAGCTTtgtgctggttttttttttttatttctctataactttcatacaaaatagaatttttgaaagaaaaaaggactttCCCCCATCTATATACCTTTACACGTGTTTTGCAGATCTTTCTTCTATTATAATTTCCTTAAGAATATTTTTTGTCAAGAGTTTTCTTCTAAGCCATCTTAAACcagaaatatttattcataaagaAGGCAGCAAAGAATGGTAGAAGggactttatattttatgttgATGGATTGTCCTActgtttgtctttttatttacCACCTGCCCATCCTAATGCAAGTTAATCCTGTTTTGGATTCTTGTCTGCCTATTTACTTGTTCTTCACACCAGATGTTCTTGGACATTAAAGATGGCAAAtggtcttcttcttcttcttgatctttttttttttctgagacaattgggattgcccaaagtcacaaagctaggaagtgttaagtgtctgagaccagatttgaactcagtctgcCTGATTTCAAGGGTAGTGCTTTATCTaatacaccacctagctgtccctatccCTGTTCTTCTAAGTCTTCTACTCCAGAACAATgagaaacttgaaaaaaaagtcaataattcTTTTGCCTCAATGTGGGAATTTATATCTTGATCCtgcccttttcccccttcctgtcTTCTCACTTAACCAGTTTTCCTCTGCACTTTCTTATGTCCCCAGTCATTGAGTCCCTTTTAAGGGAATGTAGTTTTTAGACTAATGTATGATAATTcgattcttcctcttttcttacccCTGAATTTTTTGACCCCCTAAAACTTTTGTCCTTGTaaatgattttattgttatttcacCTCAAatgatgtgttttgttttttaaagtctttgtCTTGGTACTGGAATCATTACAGGATTGATTtcattcctttgcttttttttttctttctcccaaagaTAATCATTTAACTTTCTTGTGCTTATTTTGATTGATATAATGTTTATAAATTTTTCATTGTATCTCTGGTTTCTTTTGAGAGAattgttcaaatttttttgttgagaatctatcatttaaaatatcttattaattcattatttcccaattacatgtaaaatattattaacatcatttaaaatattttagttacaCATTTTCTACCTTTTACAATTTCATttccctccttgagaaggcaagaaatttaactttgtctttttcttccacTGCTGATTAAACTTAATTTTTGTAGAATGCTATTTCATAGTACAAATTGATCTTTCATTTTTAGAAGATCATATTCCAATTactctctttatttctcataaataAGGAGCTATCTTTCAAGATTTATGCCAATTTTCTAAAATCTGGGGGATTCTTTTCTGGTTACCCAAAAGGtacatcaattaatatttatatttagaaattGTGCTACCATATAATTTCTTTGTAattaaaattttggttttatttttggtgCCTTATGGATTGTAGGTACTTGAATTGTAGTTTTTACTCTATTCTAAATATTTCTAGATAACTTTTTAGAAAACAGGAATGgtgaatatttttattagaagtattttcaaatctcttattttatcatgttttacTGGGAGATCAATGATACTTGAATTCTCCctgtgaattttgttattaaagtTAATAGTCCTAACATGAAAAAAGTCATGTGTTCTTTCAAAGATGTAGTGTTAATTTTTTCtaccaattttcttttatttctgcattttaagttccaaatattctattcctctttttacttgaaaattatcttcatgaTATTTTCTAAATGGCcacattctttgaaaaaaaaatctttgaaagttCTGATTTGGAccatgatttatattcttatttcttttagctTTAAAGTTTATCTTTTAAATCATTCAGGAGGCTTTTCCCCCCAATTATTTCACTATCATTTTTGTGGCTATCCTATAATTTATTGCCCTTATTGGGGGTTTTCaaattgtctttcttctttttgtagtATTTATTTGTTGTATTGTGCCTTTTCCAAGattgtctctattttttttgCTGGCCAATGATGctgtttttaatgatatttttcatatcctttatttttatatttgttattatccCTTTATCTCTTTTGATACTTTACTTGCTTCTTTGAAATTGGGTTTAGATATGTCCTTTCATTCAGCCATATTGCCTgaaataaattatcttattttcccttttcttgtttcttttctttattttattggttGGCTTTTTAGCTGTTTAGGAGTTTAGCTCTCTTGGGGCTGAAATTTTATTCAACctctttctccaccatcttgttgaatactatttctgttttttttttttttttcaaagttttggaTCAAGCCCTATAATGAAAGACCTGTCTCTCTTCCATGGTtgcattctttctcctttccagaTTACTAAAGCTGGATAAAGTTAATCACATCTTCTGTTAAGGATCACTGTATCACTGTTGAAGGGAGTTTCTAAGAGGTAATGAGAATGTCTACTGTTACTTGATTTTATTTCTGGAagatttctcttctgtttttttattatgttagatGAAGTTCTACACTTCCATTTCTCTGCCATTCATAGATTCTACTTTATATTATTCAGAGTACTAGAGctcaatgacttttctttttcatggggtgtgtgtgtgtgtgtgtgtgtgtgtgtgtgtgtgtgtgtgtgtgtgtgcctggaTAAGTCAATGAGGAGGGGAGACACTGAGATGCAATGATTTATGCCATGGAAACTATTTAGAGTTCTATGAATAGATCTAATAAGGAAGACAAAGAGCAGAAGGCACTGGGTTAACCATATATGATGGGCCAGGAATGTTGATGTGGTTTCTCATTCCTCTCGCACCCCTAATAAGAATATTTCAATCATGAGAAGACAGCCTGTACAAAGAAGGCATAGAGTTTGAAGATAGATGGAATTCCATGTTTAGTTCACTAATTAAAGTAAGgttggatacacacacacatatgtctctctatccatatatatatgaatatatatattcatatatatatatgtttttatgtattcTTTCTTTGCTTACTATTTTCATTACTTTATTCAATGCATTCTTTGTTAGTTTGAAGAAGTTAGGGTTGAAACTAAGCTTAGATACTCTTAGATAAGCTTAGATTCCTCtcttctctagttcttccttaaAGGACTGGCTATTGGAAGGTGCTATTGGATTTAGTTCCAAGTTGATGTATTGGCCTGATGGAAGATAATTTGAGTTGTGTGACTTTTCTGTCTATCCATTCTTAGTTGATAGCTCATTAGCCATGTCTATTACAGTTAGTACTACACAGAATGAATGTATCTGTTTTTTGTGTTCTTTGTGTAGTCATATTGTGCAATTCATCATTTAACAGATTTTCAAGGAATCACAGGGAGAGGAACAAATACCATCAAACAAAGAATAAGATTccagaaaaacagaaggaaatggtGGGATATCCCTACATTCTCTGCCAGAGATGCCCAGAAAAGACATTATAATATCCTTGCTATGTATATAAAAGAAATGCAGTTAGATCACACTGTAAATACTAAATTCTCATAAAGTAGTTACATTATTTAAATTCTCAATGCCTATTTCCATTAAACTAGAGCCAATATACCTcttggtaaataaaaaaaaacaccaatttACATAGGTTTTAGGAACTTTAGAACATTTTTCTCATCATAACTCAGTGATGTTGGTAATAAACATTAgagtttatttccatttttcagatgaggaaatggggacTAGCTAGGTtaatatctgaggtagaatttgatcTTTTCAATAATCTAAGTTTGATGctttggaagaaaatgtaaaaaacttcagtatttttgccaagaaaaccccaaataggattatGACTCaccacatacacaacacacacatacacctgcATGCACATGTACACATCAACTTTCAatgggaagtgtgtgtgtgtgtgtgtgtgtgtgtgtgtgtgtgtgtgtgtgtgttatagaCCAACTGGGAAAAGTGGTCCCACCTGAAAGAGGTGAGATTGTAACTGAATGctaattttatataagaaaagtgaaaaacaCAAGGAAACCTATCTAGAAAGAACATAACAatttcaagaatttattaagaaatatcataatacaatgaaaagagtaagaggatctgtgttcaaattctataTATGTTGTTTACTGCCTGTGTTATATAGTCAAGAAACTTAACTTGAGTAAacctctttttccttatttgcaaaattagATGAATTGGACTATATGGTGTCTGAgatcttttctaactctaaatctacaaTTCTATGATTTTGCTCATATGGGTTCTCTTTTCATTAGTTTCAGTTGAAGCACTTCTCAATCTTGATAAATGGTTGCATAAATTTCAGTGGCCCCCAATTCAGTTGCTAGGCAGATGATGGATTAGCTTCTCAGTGATTAGCCACTACCAAATCAGTTAAGAGAAATGGCCTGTTAGCAAGCCTGTATGCAAGTCACATAACAAATATTGTGTTCCACTGTCATAAGCTTTGACAACTTCACTTCACCTCAATCTTATGAGACCTTTGAATGAACAATGACTAGGTAGAATAGATGGATATGAGATTGGAGTTGAGGTAAAGATAGTAGAATATAGAAGGAGAGAATGAAGATAGTAGGTATGCAAATCAGGAATATTTGTGAGAACTTGAACAAGTTGCAAAGAAGACCACTGAGTTGAGTATAGAAGTTGTGAAACCAAGGATCAGGGTGCTGTGAGGAGATCAAGACAAgtgagaaaaaatttaataatgatagGAATAAGAAATGAGCTAAATAAGAAGGTAAGAAATCAAACATGGTGAAGATTAGATAGTTATTGAGAAGAAATGCTCATTTATAGACTCCTGATCTATAGACTGTTTTCCAGCTTCATGAACAGAAATATTACAGAGGGTGAAAGAAgcttaatattttaaagtctCTACTCCTTGGATAATAAATAGCCTGTTATTCCTTTACCAACCTTGAAGATTTTTCTCTATGGAGAGGAACAATGTAACAGCTGTGAGTGAATTTGTGTTTCTTGGCTTCTCAGACCTGGCTGGATTTCAGCGACTACTGTTTGCGTTGTTCCTTCTCCTCTATTTGTTCACACTGAGCACCAATGCTGTAATTCTGTCCACCATCCTGCTGGAGCGAGCTCTTCATACTCCCATGTATTTCTTTCTTGGAATATTGTCTTGTTTTGAGACCTGCTACACCTTCGTCATTGTGCCCAAAATGCTGGTAGATCTTCTGTCCCAGAAGAAGACCATCTCCTTTTTGGGCTGTATTGTTCAGATGCTTACCTTTCTCTTCCTTGGCTGTTCTCACTCTTTCCTGTTGGCAGCCATGGGCTATGACCGCTATGTGGCCATCTGCAACCCTCTCCGCTACACAGTGTTGATGAGTCATGGGACATGTCTGGGACTTGTGGCTGCAGCCTGTGCCTGTGGCTTTACTGTTGCCTTGATCATCACTTCTCTGGTCTTTCACTTGCCCTTCCATTCCTCCAACCAGCTCCATCACTTCTTCTGTGACATTTCTCCTGTTCTCAAGCTGGCTTCCCATCACACTAGTCTAAGCCAGATGATCATCTTCATGCTTAGTGTGTTGGTTCTAGTCATTCCTCTGCTGTTAATCCTGGTGTCCTATATCCATATCATCTCTGCCATTTTAAAGATCCCTTCCACTGTGGGCAGATACAAAGCCTTCTCTACCTGTGCCTCTCATCTTATTGTTGTGACTGTTCACTATGGCTGTGCCTCTTTTATCTATTTGAGGCCCAAGACCAACTACATCTCAAGCCAAGATATTCTAATATCTGTGTACTATACCATTCTAACCCCATTATTCAATCCCATGATTTACAGTTTGAGGAACAAGGAATTCAAAGCAGCTCTTTGGCGAGCAATGGGCCAAAACCTGTGTCCTAAAATTGCAGGGAACACACCCCTTACTTAATTCTTTTGCCAGTCCTATCTTGGAATGCCATTCAtcagagcaagcaatctgaaccCATTAGATTGTCTTAATGAGTCATTGTTAGATGAATGAAAAGAATATACTCTGAAcaatagaccttttttttttagatgtgagaatgaaataaatttagaGATGAATTTTGTCCTTTAGGCAAATTGAAATGAACTAACCATAACACTAATTTTATAATCTCTATTCTTTATTTTAGGTTTGTAGAGTTTTAGTTCCTATTCTTTTATAATTCACATTTAACAAATTCATTGGGATAGAAGTTAGAAATTTTTGCTCATGTCATGATGGTTTCCACATCCCTTCCTACCCTTTGAATCCCTGGATCCCAGGGTTCTATTCAATATTCATGGATTTGGAAATTGTTGCATGAAGAGCtagaagagacagagatattTTGGTCAAAcccttttattttgcagatgagaaaagcAAGGCCCTAGGCAGGTGAAGTAATTTAATCTAAATCACAAAATATAGTTCATAGATAATATAGGAATTCAATTCAGGTCTTATGATTCTTAGTTCTGTTCTCATTCATTTGTATCAGAATATAGATCCAGGACGAGGTGCAGTTACTAGTTTCTTCTAGATCAGCTGGGGTCATTTTGTGGGACTAGGATTATGTCGATAATTTCTATATGTAGACtaatctttaatgaaattttggTAATAAATTCCCTTTCCTTCATGATGAATAACAATACTTTATGTGTGTATAAGGTTTCacgttaaaatttttaaaatttattttattgtaaatttataaaataaaacaagaattttataacttagtataataaaataagatgaatGTACGTGAGACTACAAATTtgttatatacaacttgctattcctttacatatagaataaaattattctgtagattcccccccctcttttttttctttcctcaccctgagatggctaccattagacacacatatgtgtgtaaacaCACGCACGtaatgtaaaatcattctatacatactcctatttaacagttctttctctgtttgcAGATATCTTCCTTCACATGTCCTTTGTAGCTAATTTAGCTAATTATAATAGCAAGTGTTTTATTCACTCAAAgatattattcttaattttttttaatttttattttattttataattataacattttttgacagtacatatgcatgggtaattt
The Sminthopsis crassicaudata isolate SCR6 chromosome 4, ASM4859323v1, whole genome shotgun sequence genome window above contains:
- the LOC141540837 gene encoding olfactory receptor 10K1-like, giving the protein MERNNVTAVSEFVFLGFSDLAGFQRLLFALFLLLYLFTLSTNAVILSTILLERALHTPMYFFLGILSCFETCYTFVIVPKMLVDLLSQKKTISFLGCIVQMLTFLFLGCSHSFLLAAMGYDRYVAICNPLRYTVLMSHGTCLGLVAAACACGFTVALIITSLVFHLPFHSSNQLHHFFCDISPVLKLASHHTSLSQMIIFMLSVLVLVIPLLLILVSYIHIISAILKIPSTVGRYKAFSTCASHLIVVTVHYGCASFIYLRPKTNYISSQDILISVYYTILTPLFNPMIYSLRNKEFKAALWRAMGQNLCPKIAGNTPLT